One Cupriavidus taiwanensis DNA window includes the following coding sequences:
- a CDS encoding c-type cytochrome — MRRTAATLLALTVFTGLPTAAIAAADLQAGKALFATRCASCHHVGRNARAGFGPQLNGIFGRAAGSTPDFQYSEAMRTSKVVWSHDTLRAFIHSPGKLVPGTKMRFWGLSDDKQISDLLAYLQTFK; from the coding sequence ATGCGCCGTACCGCCGCCACGTTGCTGGCACTGACCGTCTTCACCGGCCTCCCCACCGCCGCCATTGCCGCCGCCGATCTCCAGGCCGGCAAGGCGTTGTTTGCCACGCGCTGCGCGTCGTGCCACCACGTCGGGCGCAATGCGCGCGCGGGCTTTGGCCCGCAACTGAACGGCATCTTCGGCCGCGCCGCCGGCAGCACGCCGGACTTCCAGTATTCGGAGGCGATGCGCACGTCGAAGGTGGTGTGGTCGCATGACACGCTGCGTGCCTTCATCCATTCGCCCGGCAAGCTCGTGCCTGGCACGAAGATGCGCTTCTGGGGGCTCAGTGACGACAAGCAGATCAGCGATCTGCTGGCTTACCTGCAGACATTCAAGTAG
- a CDS encoding DsbA family oxidoreductase, giving the protein MPQPLKIDFVSDIACPWCAIGLSSLQLALQRVGDAVDAEIVVHPFELNPGMRPEGEAIVDYLGRKYGRTPAQIAETQAMIRERGAAVGFAFGPRTHVYNTFDAHRLLHWAGLEGRQLPLKQALLHAYHAEGKDPSNHDVLADAAQAVGLDAAAARRVLAGDDYADAVRAEIAQYQRMGIQSVPSIIFNERYLVTGGQPAEAFEQAIREIAAEAQKGQPAQD; this is encoded by the coding sequence ATGCCACAACCCCTCAAGATCGACTTCGTCTCCGACATCGCCTGCCCCTGGTGCGCCATCGGCCTGTCTTCGCTGCAGCTGGCGCTGCAGCGCGTGGGCGATGCGGTCGACGCCGAGATCGTCGTGCATCCGTTTGAGCTGAATCCCGGCATGCGCCCGGAAGGCGAGGCCATCGTCGACTACCTCGGCCGCAAGTACGGCCGCACGCCGGCGCAGATCGCCGAGACCCAGGCGATGATCCGCGAACGCGGCGCCGCCGTCGGCTTTGCCTTTGGCCCGCGCACCCACGTCTACAACACCTTCGACGCCCACCGCCTGCTGCACTGGGCCGGGCTGGAAGGCAGGCAGCTGCCGCTGAAGCAGGCGTTGCTGCATGCCTACCATGCGGAGGGCAAGGACCCGAGCAACCACGACGTGCTGGCCGACGCCGCACAGGCCGTCGGCCTGGACGCGGCGGCGGCGCGCAGGGTGCTGGCGGGCGATGACTATGCCGATGCGGTGCGCGCGGAAATCGCGCAATACCAGCGCATGGGCATCCAGTCGGTGCCGTCGATCATCTTCAACGAGCGCTACCTGGTGACCGGCGGCCAGCCGGCGGAGGCCTTCGAGCAGGCCATCCGCGAGATCGCCGCCGAGGCGCAGAAGGGACAGCCGGCGCAGGACTAG
- a CDS encoding nitric-oxide reductase large subunit, with product MGPYRKLWFLLIAVLAVTFSLLGYYGVEVYRQAPPIPAKVVTAEGGTLFSGDDILDGQTAWQSVGGMQLGSIWGHGAYQAPDWTADWLHRELTAWLDLAARDGYGRAFAQLDAPAQAALREQLRSEYRGNATDPASNVLTVSKRRAQAIADTAAYYDQLFSDAPALHATREHYAMKENTLPSAQRRQQLTHFFFWTAWAASTARPGHEATYTNNWPHEPLIGNQPTSENVVWSVISVVVLLAGVGFLVWAWAFLRGKEETPPQAPARDPLLSVALTPSQRALGKYLFLVVALFVFQVFLGGFTAHYTVEGQKFYGIDVSQWFPYALVRTWHIQSALFWIATGFLAAGLFLAPLINGGKDPKFQRLGVDVLFWALVVVVVGSFTGNYLAIAQKLPAHLNFWLGHQGHEYVDLGRLWQIGKFAGIVIWLVLMMRGILPALRARDTDRNLLALLTSSVVAIGLFYGAGLAYGERTSLTVMEYWRWWVVHLWVEGFFEVFATTALAFIFSTLGLVSRPMATAASLASASLFMLGGIPGTFHHLYFAGTTTPVMAVGAAFSALEVVPLIVLGHEAWENWSLKRRAPWMADLKWPLMCFVGVAFWNMLGAGVFGFMINPPIALYYIQGQNTTPVHAHAALFGVYGFLALGFTLLVLRYVRPAYRLSPALMKTAFWGLNAGLVLMIGTSLLPIGIIQFLASVEHGTWYARSEAFMQQPMLQTLRWVRTFGDVVFIVGAVSFAWQVVLGLAARTPRIADAVGAGMKPAPR from the coding sequence ATGGGTCCCTACCGCAAACTCTGGTTTTTGCTGATCGCCGTGCTGGCGGTCACGTTCTCCCTGCTCGGCTACTACGGCGTCGAGGTGTACCGGCAGGCCCCGCCGATCCCGGCCAAGGTGGTCACGGCCGAGGGCGGCACGCTGTTCAGCGGCGACGACATCCTCGACGGGCAGACCGCATGGCAGTCCGTCGGCGGCATGCAGCTCGGCTCGATCTGGGGCCATGGCGCCTACCAGGCGCCGGACTGGACCGCCGACTGGCTGCACCGCGAACTGACCGCCTGGCTCGACCTGGCCGCGCGCGACGGCTACGGCCGTGCGTTCGCGCAGCTCGACGCGCCGGCGCAGGCCGCCTTGCGCGAGCAACTGCGCAGCGAGTACCGCGGCAATGCCACCGATCCGGCCAGCAACGTGCTGACCGTGTCGAAGCGTCGCGCGCAGGCCATCGCCGACACCGCCGCCTACTACGACCAGCTCTTTTCCGACGCGCCGGCGCTGCACGCCACGCGCGAGCACTATGCGATGAAGGAGAACACGCTGCCGAGCGCGCAACGCCGCCAGCAGCTGACGCATTTCTTCTTCTGGACCGCGTGGGCCGCATCGACCGCGCGCCCCGGGCACGAGGCCACCTACACCAACAACTGGCCGCACGAGCCGCTGATCGGCAACCAGCCCACCAGTGAGAACGTGGTGTGGTCGGTGATCAGCGTGGTGGTGCTGCTGGCCGGCGTCGGCTTCCTGGTATGGGCGTGGGCCTTCCTGCGCGGCAAGGAAGAAACGCCGCCGCAGGCGCCGGCGCGCGACCCGCTGCTGTCCGTGGCGCTGACCCCGTCGCAACGCGCGCTCGGCAAGTACCTGTTCCTGGTGGTGGCGCTGTTCGTGTTCCAGGTGTTCCTGGGCGGCTTCACCGCGCACTACACCGTGGAAGGGCAGAAGTTCTACGGCATCGACGTGTCGCAGTGGTTCCCGTACGCGCTGGTGCGCACCTGGCATATCCAGAGCGCGCTGTTCTGGATCGCCACCGGCTTCCTGGCCGCGGGGCTGTTCCTGGCGCCGCTGATCAACGGCGGCAAGGACCCGAAGTTCCAGCGGCTGGGTGTCGACGTCCTGTTCTGGGCGCTGGTGGTCGTGGTGGTGGGGTCGTTCACCGGCAACTACCTGGCCATCGCGCAGAAGCTGCCGGCCCACCTGAACTTCTGGCTGGGCCACCAGGGCCACGAGTATGTCGACCTGGGCCGGCTGTGGCAGATCGGCAAGTTCGCCGGCATCGTGATCTGGCTGGTGCTGATGATGCGCGGGATCCTGCCGGCGCTGCGCGCGCGCGACACCGACCGCAACCTGCTGGCGCTGCTGACCTCGTCGGTGGTGGCGATCGGCCTGTTCTACGGCGCCGGCCTGGCCTACGGCGAGCGCACCAGCCTGACGGTGATGGAGTACTGGCGCTGGTGGGTGGTGCACCTGTGGGTCGAGGGCTTCTTCGAAGTCTTCGCCACCACGGCGCTGGCCTTCATCTTCTCCACGCTGGGCCTGGTGTCGCGCCCGATGGCGACGGCCGCCAGCCTGGCGTCGGCGTCGCTGTTCATGCTGGGCGGGATTCCCGGCACCTTCCACCACCTGTACTTTGCCGGCACCACCACGCCGGTGATGGCGGTGGGCGCCGCGTTCAGCGCGCTGGAAGTGGTGCCGCTGATCGTGCTGGGCCATGAGGCCTGGGAGAACTGGAGCCTGAAGCGGCGCGCGCCATGGATGGCCGACCTGAAGTGGCCGCTGATGTGCTTTGTCGGGGTCGCGTTCTGGAACATGCTGGGCGCCGGGGTGTTCGGCTTCATGATCAACCCGCCGATCGCGCTGTACTACATCCAGGGCCAGAACACCACGCCGGTCCATGCCCATGCCGCGCTGTTCGGCGTCTACGGCTTCCTGGCGCTGGGCTTCACGCTGCTGGTGCTGCGCTACGTGCGCCCGGCCTACCGTCTCAGCCCGGCGCTGATGAAGACCGCGTTCTGGGGCCTGAATGCCGGCCTGGTGCTGATGATCGGCACCAGCCTGTTGCCGATCGGGATCATCCAGTTCCTGGCCAGCGTCGAGCACGGCACCTGGTACGCGCGCAGCGAGGCCTTCATGCAGCAGCCCATGCTGCAGACGCTGCGCTGGGTGCGCACCTTCGGCGACGTGGTGTTTATCGTCGGCGCGGTGTCGTTCGCCTGGCAGGTGGTGCTGGGGCTGGCCGCGCGCACGCCGCGCATAGCCGATGCCGTCGGCGCGGGGATGAAGCCCGCGCCGCGCTGA
- the ytfE gene encoding iron-sulfur cluster repair protein YtfE — translation MTLQDHSLGQLARLIPGATRIFHDHGLDFCCGGKQTLRDAAQQKGLDAAAVAAIAAQLQALQDEAGPLAQDWNTAAPAALIDHILTRFHARHREQLPELIRLARRVEQVHGDRPDCPLGLADHLGEMLGELESHMQKEEQVLFPMLLRGLHAAASRPIAVMRAEHDDHGVALQRLADLTHDITLPRAACNTWRALYLGLRTLREDLMEHIHLENNVLFETATASASAAAPATAPATTPTQASGCGCSAHA, via the coding sequence ATGACGCTGCAAGACCATTCGCTGGGCCAGCTGGCCCGCCTGATTCCCGGTGCCACCCGCATCTTCCACGACCACGGGCTGGACTTCTGCTGCGGCGGCAAGCAGACCCTGCGCGACGCCGCGCAGCAGAAAGGGCTCGATGCCGCTGCCGTGGCCGCCATCGCCGCTCAGCTGCAAGCCCTGCAGGATGAAGCCGGCCCGCTGGCGCAGGACTGGAACACGGCCGCGCCCGCGGCGCTGATCGACCATATCCTCACGCGCTTCCACGCGCGCCATCGCGAGCAGTTGCCCGAGCTGATCCGCCTGGCGCGGCGCGTCGAGCAGGTCCACGGCGACCGGCCCGACTGCCCGCTCGGCCTGGCCGACCACCTGGGCGAGATGCTGGGCGAGCTGGAATCGCACATGCAGAAGGAAGAGCAGGTGCTGTTCCCGATGCTGCTGCGCGGCCTGCATGCCGCCGCGAGCCGCCCGATCGCGGTGATGCGCGCCGAGCATGACGACCACGGCGTGGCCCTGCAGCGGCTGGCCGACCTGACCCACGACATCACGCTGCCGCGCGCGGCCTGCAATACCTGGCGCGCGCTCTACCTGGGCCTGCGCACGCTGCGCGAAGACCTGATGGAACACATCCATCTGGAAAACAACGTGCTGTTCGAAACCGCCACGGCCAGCGCTTCCGCCGCCGCGCCCGCCACCGCGCCCGCCACCACGCCCACGCAGGCCAGCGGCTGCGGCTGCTCGGCGCACGCCTGA
- the norR gene encoding nitric oxide reductase transcriptional regulator NorR codes for MLPSAMYPDLLADLVTDLPHAVRLQRLVSALRTHFRCGAVALLRLEEDHLRPVAVDGLVRDALGRRFAVGLHPRLAAILARRGVTCFHHDSMLPDPYDGLIDEHVGEPLPVHDCMGTRLEVDGQPWGALTLDALTVGTFDGAAQAELQRLTVIVEAAIRTTRLEGEIRALQLARGTPAADEGAAPHDIGAEIIGQSEAIANLLHELEVVADTDLPVLLLGETGVGKELFAHRLHRQSRRRAQPLVHVNCAALPESLAESELFGHARGAFSGATGERPGRFEAADGGTLFLDEVGELPLAIQAKLLRTLQNGEIQRLGSDRPRRVNVRVIAATNRNLREHVRDGSFRADLYHRLSVYPIPIPPLRERGNDVLLLAGRFLELNRARLGLRSLRLSGGAQDALRHYRWPGNVRELEHVVSRAALRAVSRGAGRNDIVTLEPELLDLDGLELPAAAQAGAGEARASATPAPAAGLTLRDAVEHTQRACIAQALHDHAGNWAQAARQLGLDASNLHKLARRLGCK; via the coding sequence ATGCTACCGAGCGCCATGTATCCCGACCTGCTGGCCGACCTCGTCACCGACCTGCCCCACGCGGTGCGCCTGCAGCGGCTGGTCAGCGCGTTGCGCACGCATTTCCGCTGCGGCGCCGTGGCGCTGCTGCGGCTGGAAGAAGACCACCTGCGCCCGGTGGCGGTCGACGGCCTGGTGCGCGATGCGCTGGGCCGGCGCTTCGCGGTGGGGCTGCACCCGCGCCTGGCCGCGATCCTGGCGCGCCGCGGGGTCACCTGCTTCCACCACGACAGCATGCTGCCCGACCCCTACGACGGCCTGATCGACGAGCACGTGGGCGAGCCGCTGCCGGTGCACGACTGCATGGGCACCCGGCTGGAAGTGGACGGACAGCCCTGGGGCGCGCTGACGCTGGATGCGCTGACGGTCGGCACCTTCGACGGCGCGGCGCAGGCCGAGCTGCAGCGGCTGACGGTGATCGTCGAAGCCGCCATCCGCACCACCCGGCTGGAGGGCGAGATCCGCGCGCTGCAGCTGGCGCGCGGCACCCCCGCTGCCGACGAAGGCGCGGCCCCGCACGACATCGGCGCCGAGATCATCGGCCAGAGCGAGGCCATCGCCAACCTGCTGCATGAACTGGAAGTGGTCGCCGACACCGACCTGCCGGTGCTGCTGCTGGGCGAGACCGGCGTCGGCAAGGAACTGTTCGCGCACCGCCTGCACCGCCAGTCGCGCCGGCGCGCGCAGCCGCTGGTGCATGTCAACTGCGCCGCGCTGCCTGAATCGCTGGCCGAGAGCGAACTGTTCGGCCACGCGCGCGGCGCTTTCTCCGGCGCCACCGGCGAGCGCCCGGGGCGCTTCGAGGCTGCCGACGGCGGCACCCTCTTCCTCGATGAAGTCGGCGAACTGCCGCTGGCGATCCAGGCCAAGCTGCTGCGCACGCTGCAGAACGGCGAGATCCAGCGGCTGGGCTCGGACCGCCCGCGCCGCGTCAACGTGCGCGTGATCGCCGCCACCAACCGCAACCTGCGCGAGCACGTGCGCGACGGCTCGTTCCGCGCCGACCTGTACCACCGCCTGTCGGTCTATCCGATCCCGATCCCGCCGCTGCGCGAGCGCGGCAACGACGTGCTGCTGCTGGCGGGGCGCTTCCTGGAGCTGAACCGCGCCCGCCTGGGGCTGCGCAGCCTGCGGCTGTCGGGCGGCGCGCAGGACGCGCTGCGCCACTACCGCTGGCCCGGCAACGTGCGCGAGCTGGAACACGTGGTCAGCCGCGCCGCGCTGCGCGCGGTCAGCCGCGGCGCGGGCCGCAACGACATCGTCACGCTGGAGCCGGAGCTGCTCGATCTCGACGGACTGGAACTGCCGGCGGCCGCCCAGGCCGGTGCTGGCGAGGCCCGCGCATCCGCCACGCCGGCGCCGGCCGCAGGCCTCACGCTGCGCGACGCGGTCGAGCACACCCAGCGGGCCTGCATCGCGCAGGCGTTGCACGATCACGCCGGCAACTGGGCGCAGGCGGCGCGCCAGCTGGGCCTGGATGCCAGCAACCTGCACAAGCTGGCCAGGCGGCTGGGATGCAAGTGA
- a CDS encoding polyhydroxyalkanoate granule-associated phasin gives MMTAMQMFWPPGFWPLPTACSGMQQLEAMQDDLAGTWRRMAELNLDFTRTLFENLQFDAMGTMLEPDPEARYAREIASELPLLGGPLHYASAMLELYARAQQKWIDGWGHLLTRGMGFDWPGLQPDVVDIPFWLVRETPRRA, from the coding sequence ATGATGACCGCAATGCAGATGTTCTGGCCGCCGGGGTTCTGGCCCCTCCCCACCGCCTGCTCCGGCATGCAGCAGCTCGAGGCCATGCAGGACGACCTGGCCGGGACCTGGCGCCGCATGGCCGAACTCAACCTGGACTTCACCCGCACCCTGTTCGAGAACCTGCAGTTCGACGCCATGGGCACGATGCTGGAGCCGGACCCCGAAGCCCGCTACGCGCGAGAAATCGCCAGCGAGCTGCCGCTGCTCGGCGGCCCGCTGCACTACGCTTCGGCCATGCTCGAGCTGTATGCGCGGGCCCAGCAGAAGTGGATCGACGGCTGGGGCCACCTGCTGACGCGCGGCATGGGCTTCGACTGGCCGGGCCTGCAGCCGGACGTGGTCGACATTCCCTTCTGGCTGGTGCGGGAAACCCCGAGGCGGGCCTGA
- a CDS encoding histidine kinase N-terminal 7TM domain-containing protein, whose translation MPSYSLVLLLTVAAVACIGMAIATWPRRDDPTVQAFLVLAAGAATWSGGRLLEISAADLAGRILWAKIQYLGIVAVPIGWLVAMVHLSRPRYVVPWSRLWLPVLAAVVTVVMVFTNERHGLVWPRITLMPPGVAPGAVFDHGIGYAVVAAWTYLLLALSLYFLVTAEVPNGALSRRGRAILGAGLALPLAANVAYLSRWTGPLGGDLTPATFSLMAALVWFCGLRTHLDDIGHYARLRVFDALGEGCVIVDRHGTIVEFNPAAAQLWPALRRGDPLPAGWDTALRPSAVARAADSAAAPFVPPGAPFELTGERVARLDGRQIGSLLFLRDISRFQSRELALSARLGQTEEQLWQVQADLDIDALTGIRNRRYFQRESIAAVTRACERGEPLGLLILDVDQFKQYNDLHGHMAGDDCLRQIACALSGVLHGEQFCARLGGEEFAAVLPGASRDETRELARRMVAAVRDLGIAHHGTPVQPVVTISVGAVCAVPEAPRLEPLLHRADSAMYRAKRAGRNRFMLDGDA comes from the coding sequence ATGCCCTCATATTCGCTGGTTCTCCTGCTCACCGTCGCCGCGGTTGCCTGCATCGGCATGGCCATCGCCACCTGGCCGCGGCGCGACGACCCCACCGTGCAAGCCTTCCTGGTGCTCGCCGCCGGCGCGGCCACCTGGAGCGGCGGCCGATTGCTCGAGATCAGCGCGGCCGACCTGGCGGGGCGCATCCTGTGGGCCAAGATCCAGTACCTGGGCATCGTTGCCGTGCCGATCGGCTGGCTGGTGGCGATGGTGCACCTGAGCCGCCCGCGCTACGTGGTGCCGTGGTCGCGGCTGTGGCTGCCGGTGCTGGCGGCGGTGGTCACCGTGGTGATGGTCTTTACCAACGAGCGCCACGGCCTGGTGTGGCCGCGCATCACGCTGATGCCGCCGGGCGTCGCGCCCGGCGCGGTGTTCGACCATGGCATCGGCTATGCCGTGGTGGCGGCGTGGACATACCTGCTGCTGGCGCTGAGCCTGTATTTCCTGGTCACGGCCGAGGTACCCAACGGCGCCCTGTCGCGCCGCGGGCGCGCCATCCTGGGCGCGGGCCTGGCCCTGCCGCTGGCGGCCAATGTCGCGTATCTCAGCCGCTGGACCGGGCCGCTGGGCGGAGACCTGACGCCGGCAACGTTCTCGCTGATGGCGGCGCTGGTGTGGTTCTGCGGGCTGCGCACGCACCTGGACGATATCGGCCACTACGCGCGGCTGCGCGTGTTCGATGCGCTCGGCGAGGGCTGCGTCATCGTCGACCGCCATGGCACCATCGTCGAATTCAATCCCGCCGCGGCGCAACTGTGGCCGGCGCTGCGCCGGGGCGATCCGCTGCCCGCCGGCTGGGACACTGCGCTGCGGCCTTCCGCTGTGGCGCGCGCTGCCGACAGCGCCGCCGCGCCCTTCGTCCCGCCGGGCGCGCCGTTCGAGCTGACCGGCGAGCGCGTCGCGCGCCTGGACGGCCGGCAGATCGGCAGCCTGCTGTTCCTGCGCGACATCAGCCGCTTCCAGTCGCGCGAACTGGCGCTGAGCGCGAGGCTGGGCCAGACCGAAGAGCAGCTGTGGCAGGTGCAGGCCGACCTGGATATCGACGCCCTCACCGGCATCCGCAACCGCCGCTATTTCCAGCGCGAATCGATCGCCGCCGTGACCCGCGCGTGCGAGCGCGGCGAGCCGCTGGGGCTGCTGATCCTGGACGTGGACCAGTTCAAGCAATACAACGACCTGCATGGCCACATGGCCGGCGACGATTGCCTGCGCCAGATCGCCTGCGCCCTCAGCGGCGTGCTGCACGGCGAGCAGTTCTGCGCGCGGCTGGGCGGCGAGGAATTCGCCGCGGTGCTGCCCGGCGCCAGCCGCGACGAGACCCGCGAGCTGGCGCGCCGCATGGTGGCCGCGGTGCGCGACCTGGGCATCGCGCACCACGGCACGCCGGTGCAGCCGGTGGTGACGATCAGCGTGGGCGCGGTCTGCGCCGTGCCCGAAGCGCCGCGGCTGGAGCCGCTGCTGCACCGTGCCGACAGCGCCATGTACCGCGCCAAGCGCGCCGGGCGCAACCGCTTCATGCTGGACGGCGACGCCTGA
- the ubiT gene encoding ubiquinone anaerobic biosynthesis accessory factor UbiT has translation MSALHKLMAGVHRRLPARARALPLVAALELARRAGWLEPPAALDGHAFLLTVQDLELDVPFRCEGGRFRAGAPDAEPALTLRACAVDYLRLLGGEADTDTLFFQRRLVISGDTALGLEVKYWLDAAPRPAWVSQAAARLVALHGAAAGGTRAAS, from the coding sequence ATGAGCGCGCTGCACAAGCTGATGGCGGGCGTGCACCGGCGCCTGCCGGCACGCGCGCGGGCGCTGCCGCTGGTGGCCGCGCTGGAGCTGGCGCGCCGCGCGGGCTGGCTGGAGCCGCCCGCGGCGCTGGATGGACACGCCTTCCTGCTGACGGTGCAGGACCTGGAACTGGACGTGCCGTTCCGCTGCGAAGGCGGGCGCTTTCGCGCCGGGGCGCCGGATGCCGAACCCGCGCTGACGCTGCGTGCCTGCGCGGTGGACTACCTGCGCCTGCTGGGCGGCGAGGCCGATACCGATACGCTGTTCTTCCAGCGCCGGCTGGTGATCAGCGGCGATACCGCGCTGGGGCTGGAGGTCAAGTACTGGCTCGATGCCGCGCCGCGGCCCGCGTGGGTCAGCCAGGCCGCGGCGCGGCTGGTGGCGCTGCACGGCGCCGCCGCGGGCGGGACGCGGGCGGCCTCCTGA
- a CDS encoding U32 family peptidase, giving the protein MPHTAAATMPHAAAMPGFGIALGPLLYYWPREAVLQFYASVADAPVDRVYLGETVCTRRHEIRHAQWLEIAQMLREAGKEVVLCTPVLVESDTDIAWMRRACAQDDYLVEANDLGAVRCMAGRPFVGGPHLNAYHADTLAWLAGLGAAGCVAPVEMDGATLAALAAARPGGMQLEAFVWGRLPLAFSARCFTARHHRLRKDSCEFRCMDYPDGLVAATGEGQAFFTLNGVQTQSATCLDLCGEALAMAAMGVDMLRVSPHSSGTFAVVQQLAAIRAGQRAPAPSGITPAGAEPCNGYWHGRAGIAWEART; this is encoded by the coding sequence ATGCCACACACCGCCGCGGCCACGATGCCGCACGCCGCCGCGATGCCGGGCTTCGGCATCGCCCTGGGTCCGCTGCTGTACTACTGGCCGCGCGAGGCCGTGCTGCAGTTCTATGCGTCGGTCGCCGATGCGCCGGTGGACCGCGTCTACCTGGGCGAAACCGTCTGCACCCGCCGCCACGAAATCCGCCATGCGCAATGGCTGGAAATCGCGCAGATGCTGCGCGAGGCCGGCAAGGAGGTGGTGCTGTGCACGCCGGTGCTGGTCGAGTCCGATACCGATATCGCCTGGATGCGGCGCGCCTGCGCGCAGGACGACTACCTGGTCGAGGCCAACGACCTGGGCGCGGTGCGATGCATGGCCGGGCGGCCCTTTGTCGGCGGCCCGCACCTCAATGCCTACCATGCCGATACGCTGGCGTGGCTGGCCGGGCTGGGCGCGGCGGGCTGCGTCGCGCCGGTGGAAATGGATGGCGCCACGCTGGCCGCGCTGGCGGCGGCGCGGCCGGGCGGCATGCAGCTGGAGGCCTTCGTCTGGGGCCGCCTGCCGCTGGCGTTCTCGGCGCGCTGCTTTACCGCGCGCCACCATCGCCTGCGCAAGGACAGTTGCGAATTCCGCTGCATGGATTATCCCGATGGCCTGGTCGCCGCCACCGGCGAAGGGCAGGCCTTCTTCACGCTGAACGGGGTGCAGACGCAGAGCGCCACCTGCCTGGACCTGTGCGGCGAGGCGCTGGCCATGGCCGCGATGGGAGTCGACATGCTGCGCGTCAGCCCGCATTCGTCGGGCACGTTCGCGGTGGTGCAGCAGCTGGCGGCCATCCGCGCGGGCCAACGCGCACCCGCGCCCAGCGGTATCACGCCGGCCGGCGCCGAGCCGTGCAACGGCTACTGGCACGGCCGCGCCGGCATCGCCTGGGAGGCCCGCACATGA
- the ubiU gene encoding ubiquinone anaerobic biosynthesis protein UbiU gives MTCSNPARSDSPPRRPQLVAPAGSLAALRMALQHGADAVYLGLRDATNARNFGGLNFTEADIRTGVAEAHARGAEVLFAINTFAQMGAVAQWHRAVDAAAELGADAVIMADAGLMGYACARHPDLRLHLSVQGSATHADAIELMRERFNIRRVVLPRVLSLAQIGKLARQTSVELEVFGFGSLCVMAEGRCLLSSYATGDSPNNKGVCSPAHAVRWTEQDGTMQARLSGILIDSYAPGEPAGYPTLCKGRFEVEGERGYVLEEPTSLNALSLLPALVDMGIAAIKIEGRQRSPRYVGDVVGVLRAAIDAACADPARFAPRQEWQGTLGRHAEGDQVTQGAYDRPWR, from the coding sequence ATGACCTGTTCCAACCCCGCCCGCTCCGACTCTCCGCCGCGCCGCCCGCAACTGGTGGCGCCCGCCGGCTCGCTGGCGGCGCTGCGCATGGCGCTGCAGCACGGCGCCGACGCGGTCTACCTGGGCCTGCGCGATGCCACCAACGCGCGCAATTTCGGCGGCCTGAATTTCACCGAGGCCGACATCCGCACCGGTGTGGCCGAGGCCCATGCGCGCGGCGCCGAGGTACTGTTCGCCATCAACACCTTCGCGCAGATGGGCGCGGTGGCGCAGTGGCACCGCGCTGTCGACGCGGCCGCGGAGCTTGGCGCCGACGCCGTGATCATGGCCGACGCGGGCCTGATGGGCTACGCCTGCGCGCGCCATCCCGACCTGCGGCTGCACCTGTCGGTGCAGGGCTCGGCCACGCACGCCGACGCCATCGAACTGATGCGCGAGCGCTTCAACATCCGCCGCGTGGTGCTGCCGCGCGTGCTGTCGCTGGCGCAGATCGGCAAGCTGGCGCGCCAGACCAGCGTCGAGCTGGAGGTGTTCGGCTTCGGCAGCCTGTGCGTGATGGCCGAGGGGCGTTGCCTGCTGTCTTCCTATGCCACCGGCGATTCGCCCAACAACAAGGGGGTGTGCTCGCCCGCGCATGCGGTGCGCTGGACCGAGCAGGACGGCACCATGCAGGCGCGGCTGTCGGGCATCCTGATCGACAGCTACGCGCCCGGCGAGCCGGCCGGCTATCCGACGCTGTGCAAGGGCCGCTTCGAGGTCGAGGGTGAGCGCGGCTACGTGCTGGAAGAGCCGACCAGCCTGAATGCGCTGTCGCTGCTGCCCGCGCTGGTCGACATGGGCATCGCCGCGATCAAGATCGAAGGGCGCCAGCGCAGCCCGCGCTACGTGGGCGATGTGGTCGGCGTGCTGCGCGCGGCCATCGACGCCGCCTGCGCCGATCCGGCCCGCTTCGCGCCGCGCCAGGAGTGGCAGGGCACGCTGGGGCGCCATGCCGAAGGCGACCAGGTCACGCAGGGCGCCTATGACCGCCCCTGGCGCTGA